From the genome of Acidaminococcus sp.:
TACCTGAGCACCGTTGTTCACTAAAATAGCCGTTGCTTGATAAGAGTCAGTAATGCGAAATTCATTCTCATCGTCTGAGTACGTATAGAGTCTGTCATTGTTCCCCGCATTCTGTGACCACGTTGCATCCTCGAAAACTGCAGCTCCCGCCAGCCGGGGCAGCCCGCTGATCAACAAACCTGACAAAGCCAATTGAACTGCTAAAATTGTCTTTCTTTTCATCTCCTCACCTTTTCCTTCTTCAACTCCTTGCATCAGTCCAAGACTTTTCATTCATCTGTAGCTTCCAAAAGGAAGACAGTCTTGCAAAGACAGCGGACGTCAACACCGAAAGATTTATTGATAGAAAAGTACCTGCCTCACAAGGTGTGCGAAATTATTCGTGCACCCCAATAAGGCAGGTGCTTTTTTCTTAGAACTTCCAGTTTACTCCGGCTCTGATGTCATACGTCCGTTCAAAATCGTTGCCAAAATATCTTTCTGCATCCAGATAGAAATATTGTTTATCACCAATCTTGCTGCTGAAGCCCAGACCGACTACGCCCCACGTACCACTTTGGTCGCCTTCGCTTACGTAACGGTCGCCGTCATAGCTCGTCGTGACATCATTGCCGTCCAGGAATTCATGGAGCAGTGATGCCTTGAAATAAATCTTGCTGTCGCGGCTGTCGTGCAAATCGCGAACCAAATCAAAGCCCAGACGGCCGATAAGGCTCCAGTCGCTGTCGCCGTCGACATGCAGGCCCTGAGAATCCACGTAATCGTAGCTGCCGAGGTAAGACAGCTGCAGCTGTGCCTGCGGTACCCAGAACCAGTCCTTACTTAGCATGAGTTTATGGCCATATTCGGTAGAAAGGTTCCACACGTTCTGGTCGTAGTCTCCGGAATACTTCGTGCCGACGACATGATCGTACGCGTCGTATTCAGTCTTCACATGATGGTACTTCAAGTAGTTATCCCAATAAGCATGAGATTCTTTCTTCCATTCAGGCTTATTGGCCAGCTTCTCCGCAGAAGGATAATATTCGTGCGTATCATAGAGATTGACGGAGAAATCCCGCACCGTCAAATCGCCGCCGTACCCTTCGAAGTGGCCCTTTGGCTTCCCATAAGCCACGGAGGCGCTGAAGCGGTGCTTCCGTTCGTCATTCTGCCTGGACACCGTTGTCCAGCCCAGTTCATACGTGTTACCATCGAGTTCGCCGACGCCGTCAACGCCTAAGTTGCTGTATCCCAGACGTACCCAGGCGCCGCGTTTGCCTTCATCCGTAAAGTACCGTGCCTCACCATCGCGCTTCGTGAACGTATCGAGCGTCGTCATATAGCGCCAGATCATGTCACGGTTGCGGCTTGGTGTCACGGCACCATCGTTGAGGCCCTCGGCTGTCTTCACGACGTAGACGTTCTGGGGATCCGTGTAAGGATCGACGTAGAGGGCATTGACATCAGCTGTGGTCGGCTTATTCGTGCCATCGCCGTTATATTCGTCATTATAAGCTTCCGTATTGAGCGGATCCGTTGCCACGTCGCGGTATTCGATGCTTAAGGTATTCCGGTAAAGACCGCTTGTCGATGTGGAAATCACTTTGCCGTCGCGAAATTCGTCCAGGGAATTTCCCACTACGGCAAAACGCACCGCGTCGCCGGCCTGCATTTCACTGTCGAGTTCGGACAGGTTCTTAATCTGAAGCGTCTGCTCGTCGCTCGTACCTTCGTTAATGTAGAGCATATCACTTTGGGTTCCGTCCATGGAAAAGTCCATAGCAAAGGTATGGGAACCGGTGAGCGTACCAATCTGCAGGGCATAGCCGCCGTTTTGGTAGTATACCGTGCCGCCGTTTCCGGAAAGGTTCGTTACACTGCTGGAATCCGTCATGTACCACAGGGCATCAGCCGGCAGGTCGATATTGACGGTACCTTCCCGTTCTGTTCCCTTGTCGTCAGCGAGGTCATACGCTACCGAGGATGTGCCTGTAAAGGTACTGCCGCCCGTAAGGTCAAGTTCCACCGTACCACCTTCATATTCCAAAGGATCGGTAAGTGTCTCATTTCCGTAGGCAACAATATTACTAGTCACATTGATTGTTGCATCACTGCTTGCCGGAGTGACTGTTACCGTGCCGTCCTGCATCGCGGTGATATCGCCGTCGATAGTGCTGTCAGCACCATAGTTGACATTCACTGCCGCGTTCACCGTCTGGGTCGAATCCGTGTATGGTGCGGCCGCCATAAGAGCTATATTATCACTGCTGATCTGCGAGGAACCGGTCACGCTCACAGAACCGCCATACTTAGCGTATACGCCGGCTTCCGTTCCCTCAATGATGTTGCTGCCGCCCGTGGCCGTAATTTCCGTTTCGCCGCCTTCAGAATACACGGCTGTATTCGAACTCATAATCTCGTTATTACCGTTTTCTGCCGTCACTTTCGTACTGCCGAAGCAATCGTAGATTCCGATAGCACCCGAAGCATTCTCGGCTTTAATGGTATTGTTCCCGTTCGTGGCAGAGACTGTGACCGTACCGGCCACATTTTCAACAGCGGAAATATACGTGGCATCATTGATTCCCGTCACTATGATTTCATTGGAACCGTTTTGGGCAGTGAGATTGGTTTCCCCACTGCTTAACCAGTTAGCGATCC
Proteins encoded in this window:
- a CDS encoding autotransporter outer membrane beta-barrel domain-containing protein; translation: MRRFMGIKVAGVLSALLMMGVYGQAEATVYLNTHWDIDQPNVVESDTSNQFYIDSSADNYQGASGGQGNVGIWVKNDGVVSITATEGDNTATSRDRSTSTNYDSWWGISVSNTATLYLTAEKGSNNIIGLGANDYGAGVYQGSNLYMTAGKDNIIQGTNYGVWGNPSHEFTLEGYSTTISIKSTGGNNEITADATSVGGQSFGISAEDYYRYKDDQGVGHTVHNDIEVDVTADIGNNTISAKGEAGVGILVWADDDDDEASVNLTATQGSNTVSSTWYGIYSYNSTMNMTAGTDNTVEATSPGSSASYYCYGIYGYGSSVNLTSVSGNNVVTVSGPKYSAGIANWLSSGETNLTAQNGSNEIIVTGINDATYISAVENVAGTVTVSATNGNNTIKAENASGAIGIYDCFGSTKVTAENGNNEIMSSNTAVYSEGGETEITATGGSNIIEGTEAGVYAKYGGSVSVTGSSQISSDNIALMAAAPYTDSTQTVNAAVNVNYGADSTIDGDITAMQDGTVTVTPASSDATINVTSNIVAYGNETLTDPLEYEGGTVELDLTGGSTFTGTSSVAYDLADDKGTEREGTVNIDLPADALWYMTDSSSVTNLSGNGGTVYYQNGGYALQIGTLTGSHTFAMDFSMDGTQSDMLYINEGTSDEQTLQIKNLSELDSEMQAGDAVRFAVVGNSLDEFRDGKVISTSTSGLYRNTLSIEYRDVATDPLNTEAYNDEYNGDGTNKPTTADVNALYVDPYTDPQNVYVVKTAEGLNDGAVTPSRNRDMIWRYMTTLDTFTKRDGEARYFTDEGKRGAWVRLGYSNLGVDGVGELDGNTYELGWTTVSRQNDERKHRFSASVAYGKPKGHFEGYGGDLTVRDFSVNLYDTHEYYPSAEKLANKPEWKKESHAYWDNYLKYHHVKTEYDAYDHVVGTKYSGDYDQNVWNLSTEYGHKLMLSKDWFWVPQAQLQLSYLGSYDYVDSQGLHVDGDSDWSLIGRLGFDLVRDLHDSRDSKIYFKASLLHEFLDGNDVTTSYDGDRYVSEGDQSGTWGVVGLGFSSKIGDKQYFYLDAERYFGNDFERTYDIRAGVNWKF